A DNA window from Nymphalis io chromosome 28, ilAglIoxx1.1, whole genome shotgun sequence contains the following coding sequences:
- the LOC126779215 gene encoding chorion class B protein PC10-like: protein MFIKNISLLFSAITIQMITGQCLRNAYNTAAFTSDIAAASLVAETAALASAAATGIAYGPVANAIAYTPAYEPICSIGVPGLTFGLTLAELAASNGNGLRVRSGSPIPPSGVSVESDNMLIEGPLAVSGQLPFLGVVALEGPLPAAGAGAVAYGCGNGNVGIVNENVAPVAPAYPNAYAPGYPNAALGYPNALGLGAYPAGPGCGCGY from the exons atgtttatcaaaaatattagtCTTCTATTTTCAGCCATAACGATTcag ATGATTACTGGTCAATGCTTAAGGAATGCGTATAATACCGCTGCATTTACCAGCGATATCGCTGCAGCTAGCTTAGTCGCTGAAACTGCAGCTCTTGCTAGCGCTGCAGCTACAGGAATCGCATATGGACCAGTTGCCAATGCTATAGCGTATACACCAGCTTACGAACCCATTTGTTCTATTGGAGTACCTGGACTCACCTTTGGCTTAACTTTGGCTGAATTGGCCGCGTCAAATGGAAATGGTCTCCGCGTCAGAAGTGGCTCTCCAATTCCACCCAGTGGAGTATCAGTAGAATCAGATAACATGCTTATTGAAGGACCACTAGCTGTTAGCGGTCAACTGCCATTCTTAGGTGTTGTGGCATTGGAAGGTCCCTTACCAGCAGCTGGCGCTGGTGCTGTAGCGTATGGCTGTGGTAATGGCAATGTTGGTATTGTGAATGAGAATGTGGCCCCAGTTGCACCAGCTTATCCAAATGCCTACGCTCCTGGATACCCTAATGCCGCATTGGGGTATCCTAATGCTCTAGGACTTGGGGCCTATCCCGCTGGCCCAGGATGTGGCTGTGGCTattga
- the LOC126779031 gene encoding chorion class B protein PC10-like encodes MKIVKTISGQYIGKGFNGGVIGAGLAAVENAALASSMAYGAPLGANGLAYEAALAANGVPYGPNSAPATSITSGGGFRVTSSSPIPASGVTVQSENLVIEGPLAVSGQLPFLGVVALEGPLPAAGQGAVAYGCGNGNVGIVSEGVEPAVAPAYANGHPAGLGYNGLPNGLGYGPLY; translated from the exons ATGAAAATCGTAAAG ACAATATCGGGGCAATACATCGGTAAGGGGTTTAACGGTGGTGTCATCGGTGCTGGCTTAGCTGCTGTTGAAAATGCTGCTCTGGCTAGTAGTATGGCCTATGGAGCACCCTTGGGAGCAAATGGATTAGCATACGAAGCCGCATTGGCAGCCAATGGCGTACCCTATGGGCCTAATTCAGCTCCTGCCACAAGTATCACAAGCGGAGGTGGTTTTAGAGTAACAAGCTCCTCCCCAATCCCAGCAAGTGGTGTTACAGTGCAGTCTGAAAATTTAGTAATTGAAGGTCCATTGGCTGTATCAGGTCAATTACCTTTCTTGGGTGTAGTGGCGTTAGAGGGTCCATTGCCAGCTGCTGGCCAGGGTGCAGTCGCCTACGGTTGCGGTAATGGCAATGTTGGCATCGTAAGTGAAGGAGTTGAGCCAGCGGTAGCTCCAGCATATGCCAACGGACACCCAGCTGGTCTTGGTTACAACGGCCTTCCTAACGGATTAGGCTATGGACCtctttattaa